A window of Felis catus isolate Fca126 chromosome A3, F.catus_Fca126_mat1.0, whole genome shotgun sequence genomic DNA:
TACAGAGAAGGCCAAAACAAAGACTTCTAAAGAAAACTGTTTTGACAAAAAATATAACTAACGTAAAATTATTTTACCTCTACAGAGttaagaatatacattctttccaCAACAGTATCTACTACTGAAAACTAATGAAAAGCCTCTTGGAATCACAAGGTATATTCTGATACGTTTTATATCCATCCTCCAAATTTTAATTTGTTAGGTAAGTACACTCTGGAAAGGTAATCTGATGAAAGGAAGGTCAAAGCTTGAATTTCTGCCTTCATTTTAGAGTCCGCCATTATTTCCATCTGCCAATAAAAGTAAAGTACAGCCGTAACAGGGTCCCGTGTGACACTTCTGTTGACTCAAACTAGTAAGTCTAGACTTGTTTTATTCTCCAAAACCGTGGGCAATAGCTTTCGAATCAGCCAGGATATTCCAGAGCTGTCACAGCAAAAAATGTCAGAAGAATACCCAGTATGGCTGTGTGTGATAACTAGGAATGGTCTGGggtctttctgatttctttctcttcttcccccacaTCCCCATAAGCTATGGTAAAGCCATAGACAATGGGTATATAACTATGATGAGGATAAATAGATCAGCTCCATCCAGCTGATCTTATCTATTGGCATTCCTAATTCAGTGTTTCAACAACCATTTACCGCCACACAACGCCTATGCTAGTTGTTGGTAATATAATATTTCAAGGAGGATATTTTCAACATATTATGTGAATAGCCACTATGGAAGTTAAAGGCAATAAAACATACAACACttgaactttagaaaaaaaaacctacttctTTTCTCCAAAATGGTTGGCAAGTAACATAAGGTCTTTTCAGGACACTGTCCAGTTTCATCTGGTCCCGTTTTGTCAGTGGAATTAAAGTATCTCTAGGTATATTTAAtctggaaaaatatatgaaaaaaatcagcaaaaacaaAGTGTTCCTATAACTTGAAGAACAcatatttgtttgtatttattatacTATTTCAAGAAACTCTAAAATAACAGATAagcaagttattttaaattcagaatttgGGGGATCTGGCATGTCCTAGACCAGCAAGTATTCGGGTTCACGATGGAAGTCTGCTCTAAGTTGTTTTTCTTCACATCACACTCACACGACAGTGAGGAGAAGAACACAGACGCTGGTTACAGACCCTAATGCCAACAGCGCTCACATCAAGCGTGTGGACACCAGTGTGGCTCCCAGAGCACTACGGCCTTGAAGCAGTGAGCTATTTAACGTGTGTGGCCAGCAGCAAGATTCACTGTGGGATCTTAGGCTCCACTGAGCGCTTCATTCTTTGCCATTCATCGAGAATTTTCTGGGCCAAGGAAGTTAGTCTATCACTCACTTCTTTTCACatgtgcgcgcgtgcgcacacacacacgtatctagttttaaattttcGAGAAGtaggttgtaattttttttctcggtgtgtgttttaaaaatagaacatgagGAGTCCAGGATTTATGATGTAGACTAACTTTTGAAATAACAAATCCTGGATTTCCCAGAAGAGCTCCAGTTTCAAACAGTCGTTTTCAATGTCCCCACAATTATGATCATTTGCCAGTGGCAGCTCCCGGATAGGGTGACAATTTGATTAGAAAGGGGGGCCTAGAGGATTTCCCATGAAGCTGTTTACATAGCTATCCCATTTTTCCCCTTACTTCGTTGTACATTTATTTGGAGTGGCTTTGAGGGCGCTGATGGAATTGAGGAGACGCAGCTACGGTTTCTGCACGGCCCTTCGCCTTAGTGATTATCAGACCGTTTGTCCCGAATTCGTTCGGAAGCTTTTCATACAGGCAGATCACCCGAAGGGATTCTGACCGTACACGTACACCAAACTCAACAAAACTTCGAGTCACTGGAGCGTAACtattcaaaaatcaaaaactgAATGTTTTACGCCCTCAGTTTTGAAGAAGTGGCAATCACCCAAAACCTGTTCGCGTTCCAAACTTAGGACATAAGGAGCAGTTACCAAGGTTTGCTCACTGCTTAAAGAAATCCGATAAACGTGTTCTCAAGTTCATTCATGCCGgccaattaaaacaataaaatatttttaaatatcacattaaGCAGAGATGAGTAAAAGTGATGATGTCCGATGCTGAGGGACAGGCGGGCTCTTCCTCTCCAGGGAAAACAATTAACCTATCCAGAGGGCAGTCAACGTCTTAAAAATGTgcataccctttgacccagcaattctgggAATTCAGCCTTCGGGAGTAAGGGACTAATTAAAGATGTGGGCAGAGATTCAGTTACAGCAGGGTCCATCAAAGCACTATTTATCAGATTAtttggaaaccacccaaatgtctgACTACGAGGCACTGGCTGAATAAACACTGTTACATCCAGAATTGGAACTCAGTAATGGAGgacattaaaatgaggtcacGGAACTGTATTTATTGATACGGAAAAGTGATTTCATTGTGTTGTTGTGTGAAAAGAGCAGATTACAAAATAACAGGGTATGATCCCATTTTTGTGAAAAAGTGATGGCTATGTACAGAGAGCAATAATAACGTACAAGGGTGAATAATAACGTACAGATGAACGAACACCGTTCATCTGTAGGTGATTTTTATCTTGTTACATAATGACATTTTTCCTATAGTGAACATGTTATGTTTAACTCGCCAAAATTGAGGCTCCCAAACTTTAAGTAATCTTAACATGAGATtttcttatgaaattaaaaaatttacatctatGGTAAAATGGATTCAGGTGCAACCAATGATGTTGTCAATTATTACCATTTAACTACACGCGATGTCTTATACTTTCTGAGTATAAAAATGCCACAAGATCTCTTAACCATAAAggtgaaacaaaaaatatgttcCGAGAGTTCAATTAACCAAATTCATTGAAGTTTTAGAAATTGAAACAGACATGGTGACTTTAACTCCTGATTCTCTAACCCTGAGTCACAGCGAACAACATAAAGACGACACACGAAGAGCTTTTTAGGCTCGTTATTATATATTACGATGAGTCATCATTTCAAACACCCTGATTTTACTAAAACCATCTAACCGTTTAATATCAGAAGGGAGGAGACCAAGCCATCTAATAgctggaactgtgagattatgggCTTCAAAAGACATCgcctaaaataaagaacaaaagtacATTTTTGAGGCTAAAATGCAGAAAGCTAGCATACTTGTTTGTGCAGCCTAATTTTTTACACATTAAGAAAGACGAGTACTAACAACTTCACATGCCCCGAGCCTATGGAACTAAGGAAATCACCAAGAGTTTTGCTAAACTGGGCTTTCAGTGAAGGTTTTAAAACTGCTCTAGTATTTCCACATTGGTTTTATATAAAGTGAAACCATAAATAACCTCTCTGACCtgcatttgttgttgtttgtggttCTATATTTTAACATCTTGCTTCACTATCCTTTTTATCTCAGTATGTAGGTCATATACGTCAGGGATACTCCACGTGCAcaccagtggttcccaaactttatCATGCAACAGAATCACTTGGGGCCCAACCCTAGACATTCCAATTCAGGAGGCCTGGATGGGGACTGAGATAcacatttctagcaagttccccgGTAATGCTAACACTGCTTGTCTGGGACTGtacattgagaaccactgatatatGGTAGCTGGGGACTCCGGGGGTGGAATTTGGGGATGTTTTCATTTTACCATCTGGTGGGAGTGAAGGGAATGGGCAACGTCAGAATTCAAGGCTGTATATAACTTCAGAGTTTATTTGGCAATGAGACGTTGTTGTTACGGTGAGGCCCCACAGTCACTAGAACAGGCTGGGAGAGCGGAAGATAATAATGCCTCTTGCCCACAGCTAATCCCATTCTGTCATCTGTGGTCACATTTGGCATGCCAGAAGCTGGAATCACAGCCACTGAAACAGAATGGCCTCAGACTAGGAGAGTAGCTCCCCTGTACATTTTGGGGGTCCTCAGCTAACAAGGGGTCAATACGTGGATACAACAATCACTCTGATGACTATGAACTACCTCAACAGTAGGAGAGGAAAAATACTTCTCTTTACTCACCATAGATCCATACTTATAGATGCACATTATTTCTATGCCTGTTAAAAGAAAGTTACCTTTACAATTAGTTTCTTTGTATATTGCAGGTTAGATCATCATCAATGCTATATGTAACATCTGTAATTCTTATTTTCACAGATACTACCAATAAAAAacttatggtttggcttcctaTGGCAAAAATAGCAAGAAATTGCCTCACGTGATTAGAGTCATTAATTTTACTCTAATAACCATATTCTTTTACAATAATCTACGGAAGTGTTCTAAGAGCAGAAGAGCACAACTATGAATATTGTAAACAGGATTTAGTTAAGACAACTGCTTCCAATCATCCCCAACGATAAGTCACCATGTGGGTCGGCGTCCACAAGAGTGAAAACAGGAATGTGAAACGTATCCCACAGCTTCTTGACTAAAAGTCTCGTGTTCAGATCAGGTACCCCCTTTCCCTAAAAGCAAGATTGAAATGACGCAACTTTAGTTCCagcagaagaaaatgacaaaatcttttccttattttattaataatttaaaagttaaaaagttagAGTACTTTAAATTTCAGGTGGAAGACTGGTGTAGACTGTGAAAACAATGCAGTCTACACAACAGAGGGAAAAAGGCCCATGTACGTTCCTAACTATGACTCTACTATCCCAGTCCTGGGAAATAATCCTAAGGCAACATTTCGGCAGAAACGGGAATAATAACAAGTCGGACACATATAAAGATGTTCACTGCGGTCTTATTCAAGATGACAAAAACTACCGCAAGTAGCCAAAACAGGTAACAACATGGACACAGGGAGGCAGCGCTGCACACACCTCACGCTGCCTTAGTCCAGCAGGTGTCATGGATTACgccagttttggtttttttttaagttgactcatttttgagagagagagagaaagtgagcaggggagagtcagagagagagagagagagagagagagagagagagagagagagagagagagagaaacagagagaatcccaagcaggctctgcagtgtcagcacagagccctacacagggctcgaacccatgaaccccgagatcatgacctgagctgaactcaagagttgaacactcaactgactgagccacccggggggccctGATTATACCAGTTCATCAACTTCTCCCACACTACCCTGTAGCAGGAAGCTTACCCCCCTCTGCTAACTGATGCCTGTGGCCGCCTGTGTGTCATCTCAACATATACTTCTGCGTTCTTGGCCGTTTGGGGCGCgtatataaatgtatgcatatgtatgtatatagaatCAGGCTCCCTTTGATGGAATTAATGCAATTACATGATATGCAAACCCACGGGAGGCAGAACAGAGCAGCTCTTGTGCGTTCAGTCCTCTCCTCCCCGAAGCCCCAGTGTTACCATATCACAGTTGACGCCGGCGGTGGTAGGGGAATGGCGAGTAGGTGACTGAGAGCCTGTGTAAACTCGCTGTGATATTGGAAAATCACTGGTATCTAAGAATTGGGAGCACCACCTTGATTTCAGTCAGATTTGAGGATGCTTAAATAAACACActggggtgcacctgggtggctcaggtcccCATCTCATGGTTGGTGCGTTccggccccacgtggggctctgtctgggctgacagctcggagcctggagcctgcttcggagtctgtgtctccctctctctctgcccctcccccactcatgctctgtctctctcagaaataaacactgaaaaaatcttttaaaaaatgaaaaaaaaataaacaccttgGAAATTTTTACTCTACAACCATAAAAGATACACCATATTGCTGACAGAACATTGAGCAAGCCGCACAGATGTTATAAACCCCTCTGGCCAATCCCCAAAGTAGCATGCTAGCCTTGGAATTGAGCTCAAGGTAGGTAACATACCGTAACCATAATGCACGGAGACATCCTGTTGCAAAAGTTGTCATCCAGGAGTCGCTGAAAGGTCGCATCTTTTTCCACAATTAACAGAAATTTTGCATCTGTAATTATATCTGTGACATTAAGGCTGATAATTTGAAGGCAGGAGTATTGCAATTTAATCACCAACTTAATAATGATGCCACATAAATCCATTCAAAAGCAGCTATAGAtatagtattttcctttttacccTCAACTATATAGGCCTATTCACATATTTAGATATCTGTCTCTCCTACTAGTTGGGGATCTCCTAAAAGAATCGTAAAGCAGAAACCATGTGTGTTCATCTTGACCACGATAGGGTCTAGCTTGATGGTTACACATTATGAAGGCTTGGTctatcgaatgaatgaatgaatgctctaTGAGCTTAACTAGTTTCCCCACTCAAAGGATACTTCGAATACCTTGAATATTAGATGGCACGGCAACAGCctaaataacaaaacaagatagcttttattttaaataaaaagcaagtatAACCACATTCAAAAAATTTATCACAGAAgccctacattttcattttcctctggaTATACCAGGCATCAGAGGTTTACTCCTCAGAAAAGAAACAGTAGGAAACAGATATACTCCTCAGTAAGAAAACAGACACGCCACTCAAACTACTTCCTTGCAGGTGAGAATCTCTTGGAAGCTTTGTGGAGATCTGGCTTAGGCAGCAGAAAGGGATGAAATTTAAGGCCTCCTTCTCTTAGAGCGCATGAGCGTCGTCTTGTGTGTTTCTAGACTGCTGTGCATGCTAGTGCTGTGGGCTTTCTAGGTGCCCAAGCCTAACAAATAGTTTAGCATTAAAGGTATCAATTTCAGAACCAGAAAACTGTGTAAAGATTACATAAAGAGTCATGCTAAGATAGCCAAGCTACGTTCTACCTGAAAAcaaaggtacatttttttttttgaagaaaagcgTATCTTTGTTTATTTCACTATGACATTGGACAATTGGCGTATTCTGAAACTATGTAATGTGCAGGCCCAGAAAGCATATGCCTACTCACTAttcagttttatttgaaaatcttaAACTCCAAACTACataagaaagcaggaaataaagcacatttcaaaaacaaaggatCTGCAAGGGAGTTAAAGCATGTGAAAACATCAATATGCTTACTGTTGTACCACAGGTACAGTGCACTTTGGTCCCGTCTTCCTCGATATACCTTAAGTTGCCAGCAATTAAACCTTTTGACGTGGATGactgaaaaaataatagccaTACTTGAACACTTTTTCACTAACATATTTTATACTGCTAAGTCAATCCTCATGCTCACCCACCTGACTACATGTGTTTTAGCTCTGATTGGAATTTAAGACGTGAAGGAGAAAATACATAAGGTGTTTAggcataaaaaatatttagtaattcaCCTGTTTTGGTCCATTCATCCAAGGAAATATATTGAGAGTCGATCATTTAAATTCATAGTGAGAAAAATGTAGTACcaaataatatcagaaaaaggcacagattacatttatttttctattataattttacacacttttatttttttaagtttatttacttattttgagagggggagggacagcgagagagggagagagagaatcccaaacaagttccatgctgtcagcacagagcctgacatggggctcgatcccaccaacagtgagatcatcacctgagctgataccaagagctggacgcttaaccaactgagccacccagtgccccgcaaatctatttaaaaaaaaaaagttttgtatttaATGGTACTTACTATATGTAGACTCATCCTCGGCACTTTTAGCATACAAGAAATGTCATTGATAATATTGTCCACAACCGTCTGGTTACCAAAAAGTTGGCTGTCAGTATAATATATGTctctatgaaaattaaatatatatttttaattagccATGTTCTCTTTGGAGTATTGGAGTATTATTTGCAGGAAGCTTTAATTGGATGAAACACAACAtataaagaaagtaattttttacCCACAGTAGACTGTGGCTCTTATGTACCATTTCAAAACATAATAGGAGTTAATCTAAACTAACTCTCACATTGTGTCTTAGCAATTTACCAAAACAAGTATTTACCTTTTGGTTGCGTGAGTGTTGCTCTGTACCAATTTATAAATTATGGACAATATTTTAAGAATGAGAGCTGCAAGATAAGATGCAACAAACAAGTTACTCATCATTTCTCTTATTAATTCAAAACATACTGCTATCAAAGATTTCAACTGCCCCCTGTCACTATCcatgacattaaaaaaactgtCATTCCAAAATAGAAGTATTGAGTACAGAATAATAAATTTCCTGAAGCATCAGATAAAACGAATTGCTCTCTGAACAGCAAAACCAAGAGAACACTTTCTCACTGATTCATGTACCTTGTAAATCTATTTGGAAATTACAATCTATTTCCATGGTTATTGACAATGCAAGCTTCGGTAACTCTACTTCAGGTGTAAGGATGGTCTATGAAAGAACTAAAATTATTCAACTAGGAACAActgaaacccagaaaacaaccaaaCTTATTTATGACTAAAAGCTAAGAAAGATTAATTTACCaaaatttttaactgattttGGTGAATCacttttgatttttctcctggtACAATGAGGGACCATCTGAAGACCCACAGAATCTTCAAACCTGTCATTTTGTTGaaaggtaataaaataaaaaaaaaaattaacttctaatCACCAAACAATATACACTTAGTGTCCTCTTCCGCACGTAatctaaatctttatttcttctcagcAGAAGCTTTAGGACAACTTCATTTATAACCTTAGAGAATTCCAGGTGTTAATTAGGTAATTAGCTTTGCGACACACAGAGGTactaaaataaagtgtttaaaatatgtgaattaaGTACCTTTAAGTATAATGTGTGTATTTCTTTCCTGGGAAGACATCAACTGTATGtaaactattttcaaatatttcacaattttattagcatttttgcttatttttcccatttaataatTTTCCTCAATTTAACAAGTTTTGAAATATTGTATTCCTGATTTATCTCCAAAGTTACACTAAATGAAATGACAATTTGTGTTAGGTGGTTACACTGAACTGCCAGGCCTGTCCTAAAGGTGGCAGAAGGGCACCAGGCAAATAGGCCAGGTCTCCGCCGCTTCTGGCCTCGATGAAACCTCTCTTGCAAAATGATGTAGAATGTGATTCAGAAGTTTACAGTTTGTATTAATTAATGACTGTAAAAGAGCATTTAGTGAGTAAGGGGACCCCAAATtacttttattctgtttctgtAACCCTTATGAGAGCTACCACAGTGCTTTTTGCTATTTAGATTCTACAGGCTGagcccctggaaaaaaaaaaaaaaaaaacaagctatgTGAGTAGGTCAGAAGGCTTTGACAAAGTTGTTTGCTCATTTTAACCTCTCGGACACATGACTTAGCAGAGGGGAGATCAACCAGGAGGAAGAGCCTCTGAAGTGTGCTTTATGTTCcagatacatttattttcatttcagtatcAGGATCGGTTGTAGCTTCCCTGAGCAAGCAGTTCACTTTTACAGTATTTTTGCAGAATCCCCCTGGTGGTGTTTCCCCGCTTTGAGTGCTAGAAAAGCTTAGATCCAAGTTTGGAGCCTATTTTTAGCAGGACTGTAAGACTTCATCATATGCGTTTTGACTTCTAGCCTCTTTTGGTGCTTCCTTCATGGTTCCTAGCATTGTTTCCCTTTGCCTTACCTTCCACATCTACTTCTGGTTTAAATGACCTGTCTACGACGTACGTGTTTTTGTAAGCACCCTTAAATCCTTCCAGGAAGGGTAAACGtggtaaaaataatgaaatcggACTAGAACTCTAACTcgagtaaattaaaataatgacatagataactgtatttaaaaattaaaaaggcaacatGCCCACTTTATGTTTTCCCAGCTCGATCTGTTGTCTATTGTGAACACGGGAGCTTTATTTCTTGCCAGGCTGGTGATGACGTCTTGAATAACACTTTCTATAGATGCAAGAACCTCAGAACTGAAACAAGAAACACATTATGATTCAATCTTAATTCTAAATTAGGCCTTTTACAACATGTACCATTCCTCCAGATCAACACTAAAGTAAGTTCTTGTCTCCTTGATTGTTTTTTAAG
This region includes:
- the SPO11 gene encoding meiotic recombination protein SPO11 isoform X2; amino-acid sequence: MAFAPVGPEASFFEVLDQHRASLLAALRRGGGEPADGGTRLASSSEVLASIESVIQDVITSLARNKAPVFTIDNRSSWENIKFEDSVGLQMVPHCTRRKIKSDSPKSVKNFALILKILSIIYKLVQSNTHATKRDIYYTDSQLFGNQTVVDNIINDISCMLKVPRMSLHISSTSKGLIAGNLRYIEEDGTKVHCTCGTTAVAVPSNIQGIRNAKFLLIVEKDATFQRLLDDNFCNRMSPCIMVTGKGVPDLNTRLLVKKLWDTFHIPVFTLVDADPHGIEIMCIYKYGSMAMSFEAHNLTVPAIRWLGLLPSDIKRLNIPRDTLIPLTKRDQMKLDSVLKRPYVTCQPFWRKEMEIMADSKMKAEIQALTFLSSDYLSRVYLPNKLKFGGWI
- the SPO11 gene encoding meiotic recombination protein SPO11 isoform X4, with protein sequence MAFAPVGPEASFFEVLDQHRASLLAALRRGGGEPADGGTRLASRFEDSVGLQMVPHCTRRKIKSDSPKSVKNFALILKILSIIYKLVQSNTHATKRDIYYTDSQLFGNQTVVDNIINDISCMLKVPRMSLHISSTSKGLIAGNLRYIEEDGTKVHCTCGTTAVAVPSNIQGIRNIITDAKFLLIVEKDATFQRLLDDNFCNRMSPCIMVTGKGVPDLNTRLLVKKLWDTFHIPVFTLVDADPHGIEIMCIYKYGSMAMSFEAHNLTVPAIRWLGLLPSDIKRLNIPRDTLIPLTKRDQMKLDSVLKRPYVTCQPFWRKEMEIMADSKMKAEIQALTFLSSDYLSRVYLPNKLKFGGWI
- the SPO11 gene encoding meiotic recombination protein SPO11 isoform X1; this translates as MAFAPVGPEASFFEVLDQHRASLLAALRRGGGEPADGGTRLASSSEVLASIESVIQDVITSLARNKAPVFTIDNRSSWENIKFEDSVGLQMVPHCTRRKIKSDSPKSVKNFALILKILSIIYKLVQSNTHATKRDIYYTDSQLFGNQTVVDNIINDISCMLKVPRMSLHISSTSKGLIAGNLRYIEEDGTKVHCTCGTTAVAVPSNIQGIRNIITDAKFLLIVEKDATFQRLLDDNFCNRMSPCIMVTGKGVPDLNTRLLVKKLWDTFHIPVFTLVDADPHGIEIMCIYKYGSMAMSFEAHNLTVPAIRWLGLLPSDIKRLNIPRDTLIPLTKRDQMKLDSVLKRPYVTCQPFWRKEMEIMADSKMKAEIQALTFLSSDYLSRVYLPNKLKFGGWI
- the SPO11 gene encoding meiotic recombination protein SPO11 isoform X3 — translated: MAFAPVGPEASFFEVLDQHRASLLAALRRGGGEPADGGTRLASSSEVLASIESVIQDVITSLARNKAPVFTIDNRSSWENIKFEDSVGLQMVPHCTRRKIKSDSPKSVKNFALILKILSIIYKLVQSNTHATKRDIYYTDSQLFGNQTVVDNIINDISCMLKVPRMSLHISSTSKGLIAGNLRYIEEDGTKVHCTCGTTAVAVPSNIQGIRNIITDAKFLLIVEKDATFQRLLDDNFCNRMSPCIMVTGKGVPDLNTRLLVKKLWDTFHIPVFTLVDADPHGIEIMCIYKYGSMAMSFEAHNLTVPAIRWLGLLPSDIKRLNIPRDTLIPLTKRDQMKLDSVLKRPYVTCQPFWRKELWNILADSKAIAHGFGE